A genomic window from Betta splendens chromosome 24, fBetSpl5.4, whole genome shotgun sequence includes:
- the senp6a gene encoding sentrin-specific protease 6 isoform X1 has translation MMGSGVWLHVLVFSPFTHMVCCSIQALDRSETRLDGGFKHSWSFSRSDDSEEERRHDVSVVSADEMDRRQPPSPEEKKSPTLRHFSPSDPLRTYENRSNNHVRPVNKRLSSDVPLTVATSSPAPSKTSFLFLSQTPSQGIVLQGRHFQHAQVPTSIRKPVQSSLDLKERTDLSSTQAVEVDSIVLTCPEIPANETLSIKRRVQQKRKPLEDFPSQAKAAEQPLRPAVYRTRCVKCNKASDACDRCQTCGHSLLPCQQVTLSSPTPRPPIRSQLPPGPNSLQSPYKAPTAMRAPRGDTLPLRGTLLPLNNGRAPLLAGTSNCSRSRTLVKGKRAASQQHQLNDPIVLSSDDEEETDGGGTGNVNRLDSVSPRPADSAHSSPAPSGGRVEAAVKSAGEQDEAGPEFVFEDVNMKITIPRRARMKDQFGNQPPAEKFSPRTKKPRFVSTKCDSIILDCRSVRVGTLRRMVTKPVVFSVNLIQLETEGLEVCLRASELISCEWCSVRKLPVLFFQTTVEECSRLRTHLNMSKEKGGHWYDCSGDQSDEKYIVLIFENGLDMKEQMILEDILGEIGSTNNLINFPTKLSFEEANIRLVNYNKASKQKEEKVKPIQPPRGAAAAAAAAAAAAASPPARPPPATQASSLAPPTLPVQTRMSTRQQAGAYCEEDEDDMTDLQPTFSGPIIKLMVYPPPPAKGGISVTNEDLHCLNDGEFLNDVIIDFYLKYLVLEKLKKEDAQRIHVFSSFFYKRLNQRERRNGPDTTNLPIQQKKHNRVKTWTRHVDLFQKDFIFVPINESAHWYLAVICFPGLDGPLFEKNPLYHGPIPASTSDAQLEENIPDHCRPLSPDRDGLDSSSEHLSPGVPEASEPEDLENAAFTDGQRDLSSTVSGPGPADATQQYTSELHRISVCYNDDTYTFSDEQSSCQDECSEDGTLAEDTFSADASGLAAKPDLCKQPCILIMDSLRGPTRSTVVKTLREYLEVEWEVRKGSQRSFGKDVMRGSSPRVPQQDNFSDCGVYVLQYVESFFENPIQSFHLPVNLSDWFPQQRMKTKREEIKKLILKLHTKQEPDQVSAPLGSLPEPDTDEDSGSKGKWAELAVGR, from the exons ATGATGGGTTCTGGGGTGTGGCTCCATGTCTTGGTCTTTTCTCCCTTCACTCATATGGTTTGTTGTTCAATTCAAGCCCTGGATAGATCAGAGACCAGGCTGGATGGAGGGTTCAAGCACAGCTGGAGCTTTTCTCGCTCTGATGAcagtgaagaggagaggaggcatgA TGTGAGTGTGGTGAGCGCAGACGAGATGGACAGACGGCAGCCGCCCTCCCCAGAGGAGAAAAAG TCCCCCACCCTTAGGCACTTCAGTCCCTCGGATCCCTTGAGAACATATGAGAACCGGTCAAATAATCACGTGAGGCCTGTGAACAAGCGGCTCAG CTCCGACGTCCCTCTCACGGTAGCAACATCCTCCCCTGCTCCCAGTAAAACCAGCTTCCTATTCCTCAGTCAGACGCCATCGCAGGGAATCGTTCTACAAGGGCGTCACTTTCAGCACGCACAGGTTCCCACCTCAATAAGGAAACCAGTCCAAAG CAGTCTGGACTTAAAGGAAAG aaccGACCTGTCATCCACACAAGCTGTAGAAGTCGACAGCATCGTCCTCACCTGCCCCGAGATCCCAG CAAATGAAACCCTGAGCATCAAACGTCGAGTCCAGCAGAAGCGGAAGCCATTGGAGGATTTTCCTTCTCAGGCCAAAGCCGCAGAG CAGCCTCTTCGACCGGCCGTGTATCGCACGCGCTGCGTGAAGTGCAACAAAGCGAGCGACGCTTGTGACCGGTGCCAGACCTGTGGGCACAGTCTGCTGCCGTGTCAACAGGTCACGCTCTCCTCCCCGACGCCTCGACCGCCCATCAGATCCCAGCTCCCGCCCGGACCGAACAGCCTGCAGAGCCCTTACAAGGCGCCCACGGCCATGAGGGCTCCCCGCGGCGACACCCTGCCCCTGCGAGGAACCCTGCTGCCTCTCAACAACGGCCGCGCGCCCCTGTTGGCCGGGACGTccaactgcagcagaagcagaacccTGGTCAAGGGGAAGAGGGCGGcgtcccagcagcaccagctcaaCGACCCCA TCGTCTTGTCCagtgacgatgaggaggagacggacggcGGCGGGACAGGAAACGTCAACAGACTAGACAGCGTCTCCCCGAGGCCCGCGGACTCGGCTCACTCAtcgccggcgccgtccggaggCCGAGTGGAGGCGGCTGTGAAGAGCGCTGGGGAGCAGGACGAGGCCGGGCCTGAGTTTGTGTTTGAGGACGTCAACATGAAGATCACGATCCCACGGAGAGCACGCATGAAAGATCAG TTCGGAAACCAACCTCCCGCTGAGAAGTTTTCTCCAAGGACAAAAAAGCCCAGGTTCGTGTCCACTAAGTGTGACAGCATCATCCTGGACTGCCGGAGTGTCCGAGTGGGAACGCTGCGCAGGATGGTGACCAAGCCGGTCGTG TTCTCTGTGAACCTCATCCAGCTGGAAACTGAAG gcctGGAGGTTTGCCTGCGGGCGTCGGAGCTGATCAGCTGCGAGTGGTGCAGCGTGAGAAAGCTTCCTGTCTTGTTCTTCCAGACGACGGTGGAGGAGTGCAGCCGCCTGCGAACGCACCTCAACATGTCCAAGGAGAAGGGAGGTCATTGGTACGACTGCAGCGGAGATC AGTCCGATGAGAAGTACATCGTTCTTATCTTCGAGAACGGCCTGGACATGAAGGAGCAGATGATCCTGGAGGACATCTTGGGGGAGATCGGCAGCACAAACAACCTCATCAACTTCCCCACCAAGCTGTCCTTCGAAGAGGCCAATATTCGCCTGGTCAACTACAACAAGGCGTcgaagcagaaggaggagaag GTGAAGCCGATTCAACCTCCCAGAggcgccgcagccgcagccgcagccgcagccgcagccgcagcctccCCCCCCGCGAGACCGCCTCCGGCCACGCAGGCCTCCTCGCTGGCGCCGCCCACGCTGCCCGTACAGACACGGATGTCCACCCGGCAGCAGGCCGGCGCCTACTgtgaagaggacgaggacgacatGACCGACCTCCAGCCCACCTTCTCCGGACCAATCATCAA GTTGATGGtgtatcctcctcctccagccaaagGTGGCATCTCAGTCACCAACGAAGACCTCCACTGCCTTAATGACGGAGAGTTCCTCAACGACGTTATCatagatttttatttaaa ATATTTAGTTTTAGAGAAGTTGAAAAAAGAAGATGCACAAAGAATCCATGTGTTCAGCTCCTTTTTCTACAAGAGGCTGAACCAGAGGGAACGAAGGAACGGTCCAGACACCACCAACCTGCC AATCCAGCAAAAGAAGCACAACAGGGTAAAGACGTGGACGCGGCACGTGGATCTGTTTCAGAAGGACTTCATCTTCGTCCCCATCAACGAGTC AGCTCACTGGTACCTGGCAGTCATCTGCTTCCCGGGCCTCGACGGCCCTTTGTTTGAGAAGAACCCGCTCTACCACGGCCCCATTCCAGCTTCCACATCAGAcgctcagctggaggagaacatcCCGGACCACTGTCGCCCTCTGTCCCCGGACAGAGACGGGCTGGACAGCTCGTCGGAGCATCTGTCCCCCGGCGTCCCCGAGGCGTCTGAGCCTGAGGACCTGGAGAACGCTGCCTTCACAGACGGCCAGCGGGACCTCAGCAGCACAGTGTCCGGCCCCGGGCCGGCCGACGCCACGCAACAGTACACGA gcGAGTTACACAGAATCAGTGTTTGTTACAACGACGACACCTACACCTTCTCAGACGAGCAAAGCTCCTGTCAG gACGAGTGCAGCGAAGACGGGACTCTGGCCGAGGACACCTTCAGCGCAGACGCGTCCGGCTTGGCCGCCAAGCCGGACCTCTGCAAGCA gcCGTGCATCCTCATCATGGACTCTCTTCGAGGTCCGACCAGGTCGACGGTGGTGAAAACTCTCAGAGA GTACCTGGAGGTGGAGTGGGAGGTGCGTAAAGGGAGTCAGAGGAGCTTCGGGAAGGACGTGATGAGGGGGTCCAGCCCTCGTGTGCCTCAGCAGGACAACTTCAGCGACTGTGGAGTCTACGTCCTGCAGTATGTGGAGAGCTTCTTTGAG AATCCCATTCAGAGTTTCCATCTTCCAGTGAACCTGTCGGACTGGTTTCCTCAGCAGCGGATGAAGACTAAGCGGGAGGAAATTAAAAAGCTGATCTTGAAGCTTCACACTAAACAAGAACCGGACCAGGTCAGCGCTCCGCTCGGTTCTCTCCCGGAGCCTGACACCGACGAGGATTCCGGGTCGAAGGGGAAGTGGGCGGAGCTAGCCGTGGGCCGCTGA
- the senp6a gene encoding sentrin-specific protease 6 isoform X3: protein MMGSGVWLHVLVFSPFTHMVCCSIQALDRSETRLDGGFKHSWSFSRSDDSEEERRHDVSVVSADEMDRRQPPSPEEKKSPTLRHFSPSDPLRTYENRSNNHVRPVNKRLSSDVPLTVATSSPAPSKTSFLFLSQTPSQGIVLQGRHFQHAQVPTSIRKPVQSLDLKERTDLSSTQAVEVDSIVLTCPEIPANETLSIKRRVQQKRKPLEDFPSQAKAAEQPLRPAVYRTRCVKCNKASDACDRCQTCGHSLLPCQQVTLSSPTPRPPIRSQLPPGPNSLQSPYKAPTAMRAPRGDTLPLRGTLLPLNNGRAPLLAGTSNCSRSRTLVKGKRAASQQHQLNDPIVLSSDDEEETDGGGTGNVNRLDSVSPRPADSAHSSPAPSGGRVEAAVKSAGEQDEAGPEFVFEDVNMKITIPRRARMKDQFGNQPPAEKFSPRTKKPRFVSTKCDSIILDCRSVRVGTLRRMVTKPVVFSVNLIQLETEGLEVCLRASELISCEWCSVRKLPVLFFQTTVEECSRLRTHLNMSKEKGGHWYDCSGDQSDEKYIVLIFENGLDMKEQMILEDILGEIGSTNNLINFPTKLSFEEANIRLVNYNKASKQKEEKVKPIQPPRGAAAAAAAAAAAAASPPARPPPATQASSLAPPTLPVQTRMSTRQQAGAYCEEDEDDMTDLQPTFSGPIIKLMVYPPPPAKGGISVTNEDLHCLNDGEFLNDVIIDFYLKYLVLEKLKKEDAQRIHVFSSFFYKRLNQRERRNGPDTTNLPIQQKKHNRVKTWTRHVDLFQKDFIFVPINESAHWYLAVICFPGLDGPLFEKNPLYHGPIPASTSDAQLEENIPDHCRPLSPDRDGLDSSSEHLSPGVPEASEPEDLENAAFTDGQRDLSSTVSGPGPADATQQYTSELHRISVCYNDDTYTFSDEQSSCQDECSEDGTLAEDTFSADASGLAAKPDLCKQPCILIMDSLRGPTRSTVVKTLREYLEVEWEVRKGSQRSFGKDVMRGSSPRVPQQDNFSDCGVYVLQYVESFFENPIQSFHLPVNLSDWFPQQRMKTKREEIKKLILKLHTKQEPDQVSAPLGSLPEPDTDEDSGSKGKWAELAVGR, encoded by the exons ATGATGGGTTCTGGGGTGTGGCTCCATGTCTTGGTCTTTTCTCCCTTCACTCATATGGTTTGTTGTTCAATTCAAGCCCTGGATAGATCAGAGACCAGGCTGGATGGAGGGTTCAAGCACAGCTGGAGCTTTTCTCGCTCTGATGAcagtgaagaggagaggaggcatgA TGTGAGTGTGGTGAGCGCAGACGAGATGGACAGACGGCAGCCGCCCTCCCCAGAGGAGAAAAAG TCCCCCACCCTTAGGCACTTCAGTCCCTCGGATCCCTTGAGAACATATGAGAACCGGTCAAATAATCACGTGAGGCCTGTGAACAAGCGGCTCAG CTCCGACGTCCCTCTCACGGTAGCAACATCCTCCCCTGCTCCCAGTAAAACCAGCTTCCTATTCCTCAGTCAGACGCCATCGCAGGGAATCGTTCTACAAGGGCGTCACTTTCAGCACGCACAGGTTCCCACCTCAATAAGGAAACCAGTCCAAAG TCTGGACTTAAAGGAAAG aaccGACCTGTCATCCACACAAGCTGTAGAAGTCGACAGCATCGTCCTCACCTGCCCCGAGATCCCAG CAAATGAAACCCTGAGCATCAAACGTCGAGTCCAGCAGAAGCGGAAGCCATTGGAGGATTTTCCTTCTCAGGCCAAAGCCGCAGAG CAGCCTCTTCGACCGGCCGTGTATCGCACGCGCTGCGTGAAGTGCAACAAAGCGAGCGACGCTTGTGACCGGTGCCAGACCTGTGGGCACAGTCTGCTGCCGTGTCAACAGGTCACGCTCTCCTCCCCGACGCCTCGACCGCCCATCAGATCCCAGCTCCCGCCCGGACCGAACAGCCTGCAGAGCCCTTACAAGGCGCCCACGGCCATGAGGGCTCCCCGCGGCGACACCCTGCCCCTGCGAGGAACCCTGCTGCCTCTCAACAACGGCCGCGCGCCCCTGTTGGCCGGGACGTccaactgcagcagaagcagaacccTGGTCAAGGGGAAGAGGGCGGcgtcccagcagcaccagctcaaCGACCCCA TCGTCTTGTCCagtgacgatgaggaggagacggacggcGGCGGGACAGGAAACGTCAACAGACTAGACAGCGTCTCCCCGAGGCCCGCGGACTCGGCTCACTCAtcgccggcgccgtccggaggCCGAGTGGAGGCGGCTGTGAAGAGCGCTGGGGAGCAGGACGAGGCCGGGCCTGAGTTTGTGTTTGAGGACGTCAACATGAAGATCACGATCCCACGGAGAGCACGCATGAAAGATCAG TTCGGAAACCAACCTCCCGCTGAGAAGTTTTCTCCAAGGACAAAAAAGCCCAGGTTCGTGTCCACTAAGTGTGACAGCATCATCCTGGACTGCCGGAGTGTCCGAGTGGGAACGCTGCGCAGGATGGTGACCAAGCCGGTCGTG TTCTCTGTGAACCTCATCCAGCTGGAAACTGAAG gcctGGAGGTTTGCCTGCGGGCGTCGGAGCTGATCAGCTGCGAGTGGTGCAGCGTGAGAAAGCTTCCTGTCTTGTTCTTCCAGACGACGGTGGAGGAGTGCAGCCGCCTGCGAACGCACCTCAACATGTCCAAGGAGAAGGGAGGTCATTGGTACGACTGCAGCGGAGATC AGTCCGATGAGAAGTACATCGTTCTTATCTTCGAGAACGGCCTGGACATGAAGGAGCAGATGATCCTGGAGGACATCTTGGGGGAGATCGGCAGCACAAACAACCTCATCAACTTCCCCACCAAGCTGTCCTTCGAAGAGGCCAATATTCGCCTGGTCAACTACAACAAGGCGTcgaagcagaaggaggagaag GTGAAGCCGATTCAACCTCCCAGAggcgccgcagccgcagccgcagccgcagccgcagccgcagcctccCCCCCCGCGAGACCGCCTCCGGCCACGCAGGCCTCCTCGCTGGCGCCGCCCACGCTGCCCGTACAGACACGGATGTCCACCCGGCAGCAGGCCGGCGCCTACTgtgaagaggacgaggacgacatGACCGACCTCCAGCCCACCTTCTCCGGACCAATCATCAA GTTGATGGtgtatcctcctcctccagccaaagGTGGCATCTCAGTCACCAACGAAGACCTCCACTGCCTTAATGACGGAGAGTTCCTCAACGACGTTATCatagatttttatttaaa ATATTTAGTTTTAGAGAAGTTGAAAAAAGAAGATGCACAAAGAATCCATGTGTTCAGCTCCTTTTTCTACAAGAGGCTGAACCAGAGGGAACGAAGGAACGGTCCAGACACCACCAACCTGCC AATCCAGCAAAAGAAGCACAACAGGGTAAAGACGTGGACGCGGCACGTGGATCTGTTTCAGAAGGACTTCATCTTCGTCCCCATCAACGAGTC AGCTCACTGGTACCTGGCAGTCATCTGCTTCCCGGGCCTCGACGGCCCTTTGTTTGAGAAGAACCCGCTCTACCACGGCCCCATTCCAGCTTCCACATCAGAcgctcagctggaggagaacatcCCGGACCACTGTCGCCCTCTGTCCCCGGACAGAGACGGGCTGGACAGCTCGTCGGAGCATCTGTCCCCCGGCGTCCCCGAGGCGTCTGAGCCTGAGGACCTGGAGAACGCTGCCTTCACAGACGGCCAGCGGGACCTCAGCAGCACAGTGTCCGGCCCCGGGCCGGCCGACGCCACGCAACAGTACACGA gcGAGTTACACAGAATCAGTGTTTGTTACAACGACGACACCTACACCTTCTCAGACGAGCAAAGCTCCTGTCAG gACGAGTGCAGCGAAGACGGGACTCTGGCCGAGGACACCTTCAGCGCAGACGCGTCCGGCTTGGCCGCCAAGCCGGACCTCTGCAAGCA gcCGTGCATCCTCATCATGGACTCTCTTCGAGGTCCGACCAGGTCGACGGTGGTGAAAACTCTCAGAGA GTACCTGGAGGTGGAGTGGGAGGTGCGTAAAGGGAGTCAGAGGAGCTTCGGGAAGGACGTGATGAGGGGGTCCAGCCCTCGTGTGCCTCAGCAGGACAACTTCAGCGACTGTGGAGTCTACGTCCTGCAGTATGTGGAGAGCTTCTTTGAG AATCCCATTCAGAGTTTCCATCTTCCAGTGAACCTGTCGGACTGGTTTCCTCAGCAGCGGATGAAGACTAAGCGGGAGGAAATTAAAAAGCTGATCTTGAAGCTTCACACTAAACAAGAACCGGACCAGGTCAGCGCTCCGCTCGGTTCTCTCCCGGAGCCTGACACCGACGAGGATTCCGGGTCGAAGGGGAAGTGGGCGGAGCTAGCCGTGGGCCGCTGA
- the senp6a gene encoding sentrin-specific protease 6 isoform X4: MMGSGVWLHVLVFSPFTHMVCCSIQALDRSETRLDGGFKHSWSFSRSDDSEEERRHDVSVVSADEMDRRQPPSPEEKKSPTLRHFSPSDPLRTYENRSNNHVRPVNKRLSSDVPLTVATSSPAPSKTSFLFLSQTPSQGIVLQGRHFQHAQVPTSIRKPVQRTDLSSTQAVEVDSIVLTCPEIPANETLSIKRRVQQKRKPLEDFPSQAKAAEQPLRPAVYRTRCVKCNKASDACDRCQTCGHSLLPCQQVTLSSPTPRPPIRSQLPPGPNSLQSPYKAPTAMRAPRGDTLPLRGTLLPLNNGRAPLLAGTSNCSRSRTLVKGKRAASQQHQLNDPIVLSSDDEEETDGGGTGNVNRLDSVSPRPADSAHSSPAPSGGRVEAAVKSAGEQDEAGPEFVFEDVNMKITIPRRARMKDQFGNQPPAEKFSPRTKKPRFVSTKCDSIILDCRSVRVGTLRRMVTKPVVFSVNLIQLETEGLEVCLRASELISCEWCSVRKLPVLFFQTTVEECSRLRTHLNMSKEKGGHWYDCSGDQSDEKYIVLIFENGLDMKEQMILEDILGEIGSTNNLINFPTKLSFEEANIRLVNYNKASKQKEEKVKPIQPPRGAAAAAAAAAAAAASPPARPPPATQASSLAPPTLPVQTRMSTRQQAGAYCEEDEDDMTDLQPTFSGPIIKLMVYPPPPAKGGISVTNEDLHCLNDGEFLNDVIIDFYLKYLVLEKLKKEDAQRIHVFSSFFYKRLNQRERRNGPDTTNLPIQQKKHNRVKTWTRHVDLFQKDFIFVPINESAHWYLAVICFPGLDGPLFEKNPLYHGPIPASTSDAQLEENIPDHCRPLSPDRDGLDSSSEHLSPGVPEASEPEDLENAAFTDGQRDLSSTVSGPGPADATQQYTSELHRISVCYNDDTYTFSDEQSSCQDECSEDGTLAEDTFSADASGLAAKPDLCKQPCILIMDSLRGPTRSTVVKTLREYLEVEWEVRKGSQRSFGKDVMRGSSPRVPQQDNFSDCGVYVLQYVESFFENPIQSFHLPVNLSDWFPQQRMKTKREEIKKLILKLHTKQEPDQVSAPLGSLPEPDTDEDSGSKGKWAELAVGR, translated from the exons ATGATGGGTTCTGGGGTGTGGCTCCATGTCTTGGTCTTTTCTCCCTTCACTCATATGGTTTGTTGTTCAATTCAAGCCCTGGATAGATCAGAGACCAGGCTGGATGGAGGGTTCAAGCACAGCTGGAGCTTTTCTCGCTCTGATGAcagtgaagaggagaggaggcatgA TGTGAGTGTGGTGAGCGCAGACGAGATGGACAGACGGCAGCCGCCCTCCCCAGAGGAGAAAAAG TCCCCCACCCTTAGGCACTTCAGTCCCTCGGATCCCTTGAGAACATATGAGAACCGGTCAAATAATCACGTGAGGCCTGTGAACAAGCGGCTCAG CTCCGACGTCCCTCTCACGGTAGCAACATCCTCCCCTGCTCCCAGTAAAACCAGCTTCCTATTCCTCAGTCAGACGCCATCGCAGGGAATCGTTCTACAAGGGCGTCACTTTCAGCACGCACAGGTTCCCACCTCAATAAGGAAACCAGTCCAAAG aaccGACCTGTCATCCACACAAGCTGTAGAAGTCGACAGCATCGTCCTCACCTGCCCCGAGATCCCAG CAAATGAAACCCTGAGCATCAAACGTCGAGTCCAGCAGAAGCGGAAGCCATTGGAGGATTTTCCTTCTCAGGCCAAAGCCGCAGAG CAGCCTCTTCGACCGGCCGTGTATCGCACGCGCTGCGTGAAGTGCAACAAAGCGAGCGACGCTTGTGACCGGTGCCAGACCTGTGGGCACAGTCTGCTGCCGTGTCAACAGGTCACGCTCTCCTCCCCGACGCCTCGACCGCCCATCAGATCCCAGCTCCCGCCCGGACCGAACAGCCTGCAGAGCCCTTACAAGGCGCCCACGGCCATGAGGGCTCCCCGCGGCGACACCCTGCCCCTGCGAGGAACCCTGCTGCCTCTCAACAACGGCCGCGCGCCCCTGTTGGCCGGGACGTccaactgcagcagaagcagaacccTGGTCAAGGGGAAGAGGGCGGcgtcccagcagcaccagctcaaCGACCCCA TCGTCTTGTCCagtgacgatgaggaggagacggacggcGGCGGGACAGGAAACGTCAACAGACTAGACAGCGTCTCCCCGAGGCCCGCGGACTCGGCTCACTCAtcgccggcgccgtccggaggCCGAGTGGAGGCGGCTGTGAAGAGCGCTGGGGAGCAGGACGAGGCCGGGCCTGAGTTTGTGTTTGAGGACGTCAACATGAAGATCACGATCCCACGGAGAGCACGCATGAAAGATCAG TTCGGAAACCAACCTCCCGCTGAGAAGTTTTCTCCAAGGACAAAAAAGCCCAGGTTCGTGTCCACTAAGTGTGACAGCATCATCCTGGACTGCCGGAGTGTCCGAGTGGGAACGCTGCGCAGGATGGTGACCAAGCCGGTCGTG TTCTCTGTGAACCTCATCCAGCTGGAAACTGAAG gcctGGAGGTTTGCCTGCGGGCGTCGGAGCTGATCAGCTGCGAGTGGTGCAGCGTGAGAAAGCTTCCTGTCTTGTTCTTCCAGACGACGGTGGAGGAGTGCAGCCGCCTGCGAACGCACCTCAACATGTCCAAGGAGAAGGGAGGTCATTGGTACGACTGCAGCGGAGATC AGTCCGATGAGAAGTACATCGTTCTTATCTTCGAGAACGGCCTGGACATGAAGGAGCAGATGATCCTGGAGGACATCTTGGGGGAGATCGGCAGCACAAACAACCTCATCAACTTCCCCACCAAGCTGTCCTTCGAAGAGGCCAATATTCGCCTGGTCAACTACAACAAGGCGTcgaagcagaaggaggagaag GTGAAGCCGATTCAACCTCCCAGAggcgccgcagccgcagccgcagccgcagccgcagccgcagcctccCCCCCCGCGAGACCGCCTCCGGCCACGCAGGCCTCCTCGCTGGCGCCGCCCACGCTGCCCGTACAGACACGGATGTCCACCCGGCAGCAGGCCGGCGCCTACTgtgaagaggacgaggacgacatGACCGACCTCCAGCCCACCTTCTCCGGACCAATCATCAA GTTGATGGtgtatcctcctcctccagccaaagGTGGCATCTCAGTCACCAACGAAGACCTCCACTGCCTTAATGACGGAGAGTTCCTCAACGACGTTATCatagatttttatttaaa ATATTTAGTTTTAGAGAAGTTGAAAAAAGAAGATGCACAAAGAATCCATGTGTTCAGCTCCTTTTTCTACAAGAGGCTGAACCAGAGGGAACGAAGGAACGGTCCAGACACCACCAACCTGCC AATCCAGCAAAAGAAGCACAACAGGGTAAAGACGTGGACGCGGCACGTGGATCTGTTTCAGAAGGACTTCATCTTCGTCCCCATCAACGAGTC AGCTCACTGGTACCTGGCAGTCATCTGCTTCCCGGGCCTCGACGGCCCTTTGTTTGAGAAGAACCCGCTCTACCACGGCCCCATTCCAGCTTCCACATCAGAcgctcagctggaggagaacatcCCGGACCACTGTCGCCCTCTGTCCCCGGACAGAGACGGGCTGGACAGCTCGTCGGAGCATCTGTCCCCCGGCGTCCCCGAGGCGTCTGAGCCTGAGGACCTGGAGAACGCTGCCTTCACAGACGGCCAGCGGGACCTCAGCAGCACAGTGTCCGGCCCCGGGCCGGCCGACGCCACGCAACAGTACACGA gcGAGTTACACAGAATCAGTGTTTGTTACAACGACGACACCTACACCTTCTCAGACGAGCAAAGCTCCTGTCAG gACGAGTGCAGCGAAGACGGGACTCTGGCCGAGGACACCTTCAGCGCAGACGCGTCCGGCTTGGCCGCCAAGCCGGACCTCTGCAAGCA gcCGTGCATCCTCATCATGGACTCTCTTCGAGGTCCGACCAGGTCGACGGTGGTGAAAACTCTCAGAGA GTACCTGGAGGTGGAGTGGGAGGTGCGTAAAGGGAGTCAGAGGAGCTTCGGGAAGGACGTGATGAGGGGGTCCAGCCCTCGTGTGCCTCAGCAGGACAACTTCAGCGACTGTGGAGTCTACGTCCTGCAGTATGTGGAGAGCTTCTTTGAG AATCCCATTCAGAGTTTCCATCTTCCAGTGAACCTGTCGGACTGGTTTCCTCAGCAGCGGATGAAGACTAAGCGGGAGGAAATTAAAAAGCTGATCTTGAAGCTTCACACTAAACAAGAACCGGACCAGGTCAGCGCTCCGCTCGGTTCTCTCCCGGAGCCTGACACCGACGAGGATTCCGGGTCGAAGGGGAAGTGGGCGGAGCTAGCCGTGGGCCGCTGA